A genomic region of Dreissena polymorpha isolate Duluth1 chromosome 4, UMN_Dpol_1.0, whole genome shotgun sequence contains the following coding sequences:
- the LOC127878486 gene encoding transcription initiation factor TFIID subunit 1-like: MKKTSSRRRTPWLVWVCNLYCWIKQFATMDDNVKEEREREEKEQLRRIKRNEEREKSAPIMSESKRKKKEAQLLQSKMKCGACGQTGHMRTNKECPKFSLGGGASDRGAGEGPRLVDVVGTKLKLSKSLLEHAEQIKRKSLVLKFPKQAMENKKRKKAGSTIHCDYLKKPRQSSNRRRTDPVVTMSTIFEQVLNEMRDMPNTHPFLYPVNAKIVPDYFTIVKEPMDLQTIREHIRAKKYQNREDFLLDVNLILKNSTLYNGPKSVITISAQTMLDHCLRRLAEKEDKLMRLEKAINPLLDDNDQVALSFILETILNQIKAVENTWPFLNPVNKKFIKDYYDVIEQPMDMSSILKRIQTHKYHSRETFVADVQLIFDNSVRYNGKDHSYTLTASKMLEVCRTAVQEHDETLSQLERDIQAAREAALEAAESESAFTGTSITHEEYTQGLDGESGDGYSMGKENVTIKEDSEVDETNNSTAQFFQSVNMSDSDFVDVEGDEDSFSRKSKGRGRPSTAKEGRGSVDNSGDHDDILGNVSDDSDEEEGKEEQMYDESSQYYSEEPSQQYQVQPPQVDDENSFDPSDFFRHSALAEQAAAQDDVEEEEGGVDNDLNDDLQVSDSDNEMLDEEDDGQAGGSNDGFDIEEFL; the protein is encoded by the exons ATGAAAAAGACATCAAGCCGGAGGAGGACCCCATGGCTAGTGTGGGTGTGTAATCTGTACTGTTGGAT AAAGCAGTTTGCAACAATGGATGACAATGTCAAagaagaaagagagagagaggagaag GAGCAGCTGCGCCGTATCAAGAGGAACGAGGAGAGGGAGAAGAGTGCCCCTATCATGTCGGAGAGCAAGCGCAAGAAGAAGGAGGCTCAACTTCTCCAATCTAAG atgAAGTGCGGAGCGTGTGGTCAGACAGGCCACATGCGCACCAACAAGGAGTGCCCCAAGTTCAGCCTGGGCGGGGGGGCTAGTGACAGAGGCGCCGGTGAAG GACCACGGCTGGTGGATGTGGTCGGCACCAAACTGAAACTGAGCAAGAGTCTCCTGGAACA TGCGGAACAGATCAAGAGGAAGTCTCTGGTGCTGAAGTTCCCCAAACAGGCCATGGAAAACAAGAAAAGGAAGAAAGCAGGCTCTACTATACACTGTGATTATCTGAAG AAACCACGTCAGTCATCCAATCGTCGAAGGACTGACCCTGTTGTTACCATGTCTACCATCTTTGAACAAGTGCTCAACGAAATGAGGGACATGCCCAAT ACTCACCCGTTCCTGTATCCAGTGAATGCCAAGATTGTTCCAGACTACTTCACAATTGTCAAGGAACCCATGGATCTCCAGACAATACGAGAG CACATCCGGGCCAAGAAGTACCAGAATAGAGAAGATTTTCTACTGGATGTAAACCTTATACTGAAGAACAGCACACTGTATAACG GTCCCAAGAGTGTCATCACTATATCTGCCCAGACCATGTTAGACCACTGTCTACGCAGACTGGCAGAG AAAGAGGACAAGCTGATGCGTCTGGAGAAGGCCATCAACCCTCTGCTGGATGACAACGACCAGGTGGCCCTCTCCTTTATCCTGGAGACCATCCTCAACCAGATCAAGGCCGTAGAAAAT ACGTGGCCGTTCCTGAACCCAGTGAACAAGAAGTTCATCAAGGATTACTATGACGTCATTGAGCAGCCCATGGACATGTCCTCCATACTCAAG AGAATCCAGACCCACAAGTACCACAGCAGAGAGACGTTTGTGGCTGACGTACAGCTGATCTTTGACAACAGTGTGCGCTACAACGGCAAAGACCACAGCTACACTCTCACTGCCAGCAAGATGTTAGAAGTCTGTCGTACTGCTGTTCAGGAG CATGATGAGACACTGAGTCAGTTGGAGCGTGACATCCAGGCAGCCAGGGAGGCTGCACTTGAGGCTGCTGAGTCTGAGAGTGCCTTCACTGGTACCTCAATCACACATGAGGAGTACACACAGG GTCTGGATGGTGAGTCTGGTGATGGGTACAGCATGGGCAAGGAGAACGTGACCATCAAGGAGGACTCTGAGGTGGACGAAACCAACAACTCCACAGCACAG TTTTTCCAGTCAGTGAACATGTCTGACTCAGACTTTGTGGATGTGGAGGGAGATGAGGACTCGTTCAGTCGCAAGTCAAAGGGGCGGGGCAGACCGAGCACTGCCAAGGAGGGGCGGGGCAGTGTGGACAACTCTGGGGACCATGACGATATCCTGG GCAATGTCAGTGATGACTCTGATGAAGAGGAGGGGAAGGAAGAGCAGATGTATGATGAATCATCTCAGTACTATTCTGAAGAACCAAGCCAGCAATACCAG GTACAGCCACCTCAAGTAGACGATGAGAACAGCTTTGACCCGTCTGATTTCTTCCGGCACAGTGCCTTGGCCGAGCAGGCAGCCGCACAGGACGatgtggaggaggaggagggaggGGTGGACAACGACCTTAATGATGACCTCCAG GTGTCTGATTCTGACAATGAAATGCTGGATGAG